A section of the Babesia microti strain RI chromosome I, complete genome genome encodes:
- a CDS encoding pre-mRNA-processing factor 40 (overlaps_old_locusTagID:BBM_I03210), which produces MEGVTSWTEHISKDGRKYYYNSQTKKSQWIKPEELLTPEELAIANSTPWQEYTTADGRKYWHNKITKKSVWDMPNELKMLKELLAQKAAIEREYVFMSKIENKEQAKEEILKYFQERGISHKSNWDASVKLFETDPRWECFSILTRGERKQLFNEYIIQSQKKAQEEERKMRQRAREIILDEIASWEDLDPASTYAEFARHFHTRDWWNWLDERERDNIFQDYLQNNQDKAKDMKRSRRKHAIAHFTAKLSSYGDGIHMEEWNAVKPIIENDEMFKHIDIAQALSIWQDESRRREKLELDEINRKEYRIFRKNRDAFREYLKKSNVNLDTKWSDFLQVCKGHPAYQNMVGQPGSTCWQLFADYISSLRKDLSDDKKYVLKIIGDNKFKNVESLAKFVREKKDISYDNLNRIFDWLQRRDASGDTSDIDSESSNESMST; this is translated from the exons ATGGAAGGCGTAACGTCCTGGACTGAACATATATCAAAGGATGGCCGGAAGTATTATTACAATTCTCAG ACTAAAAAATCGCAATGGATTAAGCCAGAGGAATTATTAACCCCTGAAGAACTGGCAATTGCCAACAGTACTCCATGGCAAGAGTATACAACAGCAGATGGGAGGAAATATTGGcataacaaaattaccaaAAAAAGTGTATGGGATATGCCAAATGAACTAAAAATGTTGAAAGAATTGTTGGCTCAAAAAGCTGCGATCGAACGGGAATATGTATTCATGTCGAAGATTGAAAACAAGGAACAGGCAAAAGAGGAAATTTTGAAGTATTTTCAGGAAAGGGGCATTAGTCACAAGTCAAATTGGGATGCCTctgttaaattgtttgaaacAGATCCCAGGTGGGAGTGTTTCTCAATTCTTACTAGAGGAGAAcgtaaacaattatttaatgaatatatcattCAATCCCAGAAGAAAGCTCAGGAGGAGGAGAGGAAGATGAGACAAAGA GCGCGAGAGATTATATTAGACGAAATCGCATCGTGGGAGGACCTAGACCCAGCGTCAACTTATGC TGAATTTGCAAGACATTTTCACACGCGTGATTGGTGGAATTGGTTAGACGAAAGAGAGAGAGATAACATTTTCCAAGACTATCTACAAAATAACCAAGATAAAGCTAAAGACATGAAAAGATCCAGGAGAAAACACGCCATAGCTCACTTCACAGCCAAACTTAGTAGTTACGGCGACGGAATTCATATGGAGGAGTGGAATGCAGTCAAACCCATAATCGAGAATGATGAAATGTTTAAACACATAGATATAGCCCAGGCACTCAG tatCTGGCAAGATGAATCAAGGAGAAGAGAGAAGCTGGAATTGGACGAGATCAATCGCAAGGAATATAGGATATTCAGGAAAAATAGGGATGCCTTTAGGGAATATTTAAAGAAATCTAACGTAAATTTGGATACTAAGTGGAGTGATTTTTTACAAGTGTGTAAGGGGCACCCCGCGTATCAAAACATGGTTGGCCAGCCCGGATCCACCTGTTGGCAATTATTCGCAGATTATATAAGTTCCCTACGGAAAGATCTTAGTGATGATAAAAAGTATGTTTTAAAGATCATTGGcgataataaatttaagaaTGTAGAATCTCTAGCCAAATTCGTCAGAGAGAAAAAGGATATATCTTATGATAACTTGAACAGAATATTTGATTGGCTGCAGCGAAGGGATGCTAGCGGTGACACTTCGGATATTGATTCTGAGTCCAGTAACGAATCAATGTCCACATAA
- a CDS encoding tRNA (adenine-N1-)-methyltransferase catalytic subunit (overlaps_old_locusTagID:BBM_I03195) produces MVTIPSKGELAILYGGPNLVYLIRLDGDSAIQTARGIVSSKDCIGKPFGTKISVGKSGNWFVLLPPFPGLVTLGLVHHTQILYRCDIAFIALLLDVKPGDVVVESGTGSGSMSYSLSCLVSPGGTLHSFEYHKQRSEDARALCDALKQDCLKIYNRDVVQDGFIIPNVLDMNGADSAFLDLPSPWNAISHVHDILKPLGRCVNFSPCIEQVQRVVISFKMKNFEDIRTFEVVCKPWGVKVCGKINSYQIPYYSHTGYITVATKSPVKPSTCAITAKITT; encoded by the exons ATGGTAACTATACCTAGTAAGGGTGAATTAGCAATTTTATACGGCGGCCCTAACTTGGTCTACCTGATACGTTTAGATGGAGATTCTGCCATACAAACAGCTCGCGGCATTGTCTCAAGTAAAGATTGTATTGGAAAACCTTTCGGAACTAAA ATTTCAGTGGGGAAATCAGGCAATTGGTTTGTACTTCTACCTCCTTTCCCGGGTCTAGTAACTTTGGGTCTAGTTCATCATACACAGATATTATATCGCTGCGATATCGCATTTATTGCACTATTGTTGGATGTTAAACCAGGGGATGTGGTCGTAGAGTCTG GTACTGGTTCTGGCTCCATGAGTTACAGCCTATCGTGCCTAGTCTCACCAGGCGGCACCTTACATAGCTTTGAATACCACAAGCAAAGATCGGAAGATGCTAG AGCTTTGTGTGATGCCCTAAAACAGgattgtttaaaaatttacaatagaGATGTTGTACAAGATGGGTTCATTATACCCAATGTGTTGGATATGAACGGAGCTGATTCAGCATTTTTAGACTTACCCTCACCATGGAATGCGATATCACATGTACACGATATTTTGAAG CCATTAGGTCGTTGTGTTAACTTCTCTCCGTGTATTGAACAGGTGCAAAGGGTTGTGATTAGTTTCAAAATGAAGAATTTTGAAGATATTAGAACTTTTGAAGTGGTTTGTAAACCATGGGGGGTGAAAGTGTGTGGGAAAATTAATAGTTATCAAATTCCATACTATTCACACACCGGTTATATAACAGTGGCCACTAAATCTCCAGTTAAGCCTTCAACTTGTGCTATAACAGCAAAGATTACAACATAG
- a CDS encoding transcription factor MYB1 (MYB1) (overlaps_old_locusTagID:BBM_I03190), which yields MSLLRDTKGRRPPSNADAVRLYENMAKLPSFRNKYDWNSNIWSEDQIKLLHLKVKQVLQRLALDSVVATYKNIDFDVKNNIANTIKSINTNHLYHYLVEDPYHFLEAVPPAPPFAFVKITSGIFWNLVIDHIDQQKNFSKIPLDCHIKYLNSNADGTLRVKLTPKQMDKLNNIMKNDDKINWIDAAKKIGCTPYQCYLYFVKNVTSGDSSNWTDELDKKLINAVSRSIGKRVWHEVAQEVGNNKTNEQCRLRWSRVLSKRSVEGISPVNINKKLQEDIKFLVDIYGKTNWTLIARHVNLTDKQCRSKYFACVSDNLSNSDKMKQLIQTIIDSDWQLDKVKRTLGIDITVCKRKWARLDPLGYYIYKTCSHNISNRVGDTQITNKLMDHVKSMLHKEALLERVNMLKRKKLPIKKIYKSIDCKNMVRGFKILHCVLGDSVLKLEAIVTKNFNWTTDDNVYISNETIKNLPEDWLDVVSEMLERLWPIPSVGVMSIVNKL from the exons ATGTCACTACTTAGGGATACTAAAGGAAGGAGACCCCCGTCCAATGCCGACGCTGTTAGATTATATGAAAACATGGCTAAATTGCCATCCTTTAGGAATAAATATGACTGGAATTCCAATATATGGTCGGAAGATCAgattaaattattgcatCTGAAGGTTAAACAAGTTCTACAGCGTCTGGCTTTAGATTCAGTCGTTGCCACATATAAAAACATCGATTTTgatgtaaaaaataacatagCAAATACCATTAAGTCAATAAACACTAACCACCTTTATCACTATTTGGTTGAAGACCCCTATCACTTCTTAGAGGCCGTGCCACCAGCACCGCCATTTGCCTTTGTTAAGATAACCAGTGGCATATTTTGGAACTTAGTCATTGATCACATTGACCAGCAGAAGAATTTCAGCAAGATTCCATTGGATTGCCATATCAAGTACCTAAACAGCAACGCAGATGGAACACTTCGTGTAAAATTGACACCTAAACAAATGGATAAacttaataatataatgaaaaATGATGACAAAATCAATTGGATAGATGCTGCTAAAAAAATTGGCTGTACTCCTTACCAATGCTATCtgtattttgtaaaaaatgtcACATCTGGGGATTCTAGTAATTGGACTGACgaattggataaaaaactaataaatgCCGTATCTAGAAGTATTGGAAAACGTGTATGGCATGAAGTCGCACAGGAAGTAGGGAATAATAAAACTAATGAACAATGTAGGTTGAGGTGGTCAAGAGTGCTATCTAAACGGAGCGTTGAAGGTATCAGTCCTGTGAATATAAATAAGAAATTGCAAGAggatataaaatttttggttGATATTTATGGTAAAACAAATTGGACTCTTATAGCCAGGCATGTCAATTTGACAGACAAACAGTGTAGATCTAA ATATTTTGCCTGCGTGTCAGACAATCTATCAAACTCTGATAAAATGAAGCAGCTTATCCAAACAATAATTGACTCTGATTGGCAATTGGATAAAGTTAAACGAACATTAGGAATAGATATTACCGTATGTAAGCGTAAGTGGGCTAGATTAGACCCACTAggttattatatatacaaaaccTGCTCTCACAACATATCAAATAGAGTTGGAGATACTcaaataactaataaattgatGGATCATGTAAAATCGATGCTACACAAAGAAGCCCTTTTAGAACGAGTTAACATGCTTAAACGTAAGAAACTTCCtatcaaaaaaatttacaagtCCATCGACTGTAAGAATATGGTTAGGGGGTTCAAGATACTGCATTGTGTGTTGGGTGATTCAGTTTTGAAACTTGAAGCGATTGTCAcgaaaaattttaactggACCACTGATgataatgtatatatatcaaatgaaacaataaaaaatttaccagaAGATTGGTTGGATGTCGTTAGTGAAATGCTAGAACGACTATGGCCAATACCGTCAGTAGGTGTTATGTCCATAGTCAATAAATTGTAG
- a CDS encoding CDP-diacylglycerol--inositol 3-phosphatidyltransferase (overlaps_old_locusTagID:BBM_I03200) has product MNNVKQEKPKLINWPNTITLFRYCLIFVSWNYKQDYRFIVHSIVLYNISCLMDICDGYISRKLGQRTIVGALIDQIVDRASTMTSCIDVIIVFPEYKIPIYLWMVTDIFGHWIYFYSCCYVGAIDHKLTDSNNVLMQWYYRCKPLMFLSIVCTETFWISAYWYKTMPYHLNYIAVKSMILTLPLAFYRTIICIYQIYHGINKTICHEKKLYDK; this is encoded by the exons ATGAATAACGTCAAACAAGAAAagcctaaattaatcaattggCCAAATACAATAA CATTGTTCCGCTACTGCTTAATCTTTGTTTCATGGAATTACAAACAAGATTACCGTTTTATCGTCCATTCCATTgtattgtacaatatctCTTGTTTAATGGATATTTGTGATGGATATATTTCCAGAAAATTAGGGCAAA GAACCATTGTAGGGGCTTTGATCGATCAGATTGTAGACAG AGCCAGCACTATGACTTCCTGCAttgatgtaataattgtCTTCCCCGAATACAAAATTCCCATCTACCTATGGATGGTAACCGATATTTTTGGTCATTGGATATACTTTTACAG CTGTTGTTATGTAGGCGCTATTGACCATAAATTGACGGATTCCAATAATGTATTAATGCAATGGTATTATAGGTGTAAGCCATTGATGTTCCTTAGCATCGTTTGCACTGAGACCTTTTGGATATCTGCTTACTGGTACAAAACGATGCCCTATCACCTAAACTACATAG CTGTTAAATCAATGATTTTGACGTTGCCTTTGGCATTTTATAGAACAATCATCTGTATCTACCAAATCTACCACGGAATCAATAAGACGATATGCCATGAGAAGAAGCTTTACGATAAATGA
- a CDS encoding Soluble NSF attachment protein SNAP (overlaps_old_locusTagID:BBM_I03205), producing MSVCIYIGVYCLYDSFVQFNWFFVLFLCMSEYEAKGDKANRRSWFNPFPDTDSAQDNYTLAANTFKREQKWGDSARCFIKSATIFENNDERLSASRSYVEAGQCLMKMNDPGYINCYLSAISLYDKSGHFGQSGKLYKVLAEKYTSEGKYNNAIDYYKKSADSFSLDEYSKSNYSQVIMTYAELIAQYQESYFEAMKIFEDEAKKALDNRLLQYGAKTILFKAGLLSLALGDVDNGQVAFEKYIHMDSRFQHSREAQFLNGILDSMNNKDFELFSKSLESYEQIATVSAWERHFIDKIKIHLSSFASADTIFNRKSVAAEEDEFPDYCGEGGGDVDLM from the exons ATGTCTGTATGTATATACATAGGCGTATATTGTCTATATGACAGCTTTGTTCAGTTTAACTGGTTCTTTGTACTATTTCTGTGTATGAGTGAATACGAGGCTAAGGGGGACAAGGCTAATCGGCGGAGCTGGTTTAATCCATTCCCAGACACAGATTCGGCACAGGATAACTATACCTTGGCAGCCAACACATTTAAGCGTGAacaaaaat GGGGCGATTCTGCTAGATGTTTCATAAAATCAGCCACCATTTTTGAAAACAATGATGAACGCTTATCAGCTTCCAGAAGTTATGTGGAAGCTGGTCAATGTTTGATGAAGATGAATGATCCAG GTTACATAAACTGCTATTTATCGGCCATTAGTCTGTATGACAAGAGCGGTCACTTTGGCCAATCAGGAAAACTTTACAAGGTATTAGCTGAAAAGTACACATCTGAGGGCAAATATAACAATGCAATTgattattacaaaaaatctGCTGATTCATTTTCACTAGATGAATACAGCAAATCTAATTATTCTCAAGTCATAATGACATATGCTGAGCTGATAGCTCAATATCAAGAATCCTACTTTGAAGCTATGAAA atatTCGAAGATGAGGCTAAAAAAGCACTTGATAATAGACTATTGCAATATGGTGCCAAAACTATACTTTTTAAAGCAGGACTACTATCATTAGCATTAGGG GACGTAGATAATGGACAAGTTgcatttgaaaaatatatacatatggACTCCCGTTTCCAACACTCTAGGGAGGcgcaatttttgaat GGTATACTGGATAGTATGAACAATAAGGATTTTGAACTCTTTAGCAAAAGTCTGGAGTCTTACGAACAAATCGCTACAGTTTCTGCATGGGAAAGGCATTTTATCGATAAAATCAAGATACATCTTTCTTCATTTGCTTCTGCcgatacaatttttaatcgTAAGAGTGTAGCTGCGGAGGAGGACGAGTTTCCAGATTATTGCGGAGAGGGAGGCGGAGATGTAGATCTTATGtga
- a CDS encoding Exportin-T (overlaps_old_locusTagID:BBM_I03185;~overlaps_old_locusTagID:BBM_I03190) → MDDLKRAIQTVYSQSFVEQEEKEKAFNYLNVFSNSENGWKLCLPISFSQESIQLRYFCLHVLTSKVTNLQLQDLLIIKDRMINYFNSSLHDSNDDFSLIKKMAQLYVKLVIQLYPERWPTPFQELLDMLNNFKPIIPCGNSISLIHVDMLTSVLEIINCDVIEYALYNNSTTDRNNAKNLKECMVTKDITDISYCLIHIIKEYNNTMNIQVLDRCLATIVDILSWANWHVFSTVEFVTLLLNIINMRNNASINALKIISAMSERGMNPVQKVEFMLQKLDIINLMKQLFANIINDGITAHVYSPIEINFLTARNKTLAIVIHQIFETYVSFQRLGNEFARGSENTLGLINESISVISHLLIGCFKIYPLISVLPLVPSACDIVSYVRHANLEYDKTFTSIIIDLFTCTLKHASYPHWYNQQKGLDETEFDDCRAALISIIRNLFVSTPNTAIAELGKNIGYICTYRHQVLPSQSEIIITAVLVAIEAMKLNNDIFNVILPLFQTNTCMCCNRVSFILNELSQNTFVSNSIHELIVKISKAPAQITFIKPSLQYLLSNMSNTNPTQTSMLLKFVKNSINSFVDNFEATEPGSDSFTPSLIDSIKPFIGIQFVKLGCEINDITHSHLTIHYNEVYYEILSTIIFNKPSMAKNIYFYETLDYLSNIMSQISQSQEDYISLSFWLFRVLNAFSSLTKPFTFTNSGEIIVDVAKAIIKFSQMAVQLVDKYSMYFYIRSIYLAISRRLILVGKAECGIDAFNCIVQITKPLYNRLNIDTEEDKKFCTFTTYFFKNFPRDYFTKDYLSYTLLEHIKFVVPSMEIIKVNKSSELWRRQYDRILQFLNLLLTVTSSYTLDEIFDDFVLKGFDDDPDKFKSHYIRDKLLNFISDNSYNIVTVFTFLLLCCESYWADDLAPKLSLLSLQIMSNLVSDPEKNGYKLPLKLIFHTSASWILDGKKRTGDLEQKLLVEACKIIYKLAPLIDVRGDIGNEEFIKVINSYSTSNISDFTRKLVNLSL, encoded by the exons ATGGATGATTTAAAGAGAGCCATCCAAACAGTATACTCTCAATCATTTGTGGAACAGGAGGAGAAGGAAAAGGCTTTCAATTACTTAAATG TCTTTTCTAATAGTGAAAATGGCTGGAAGCTTTGTTTACCTATATCCTTTTCCCAGGAATCCATTCAACTTAGGTATTTTTGCCTACACGTATTGACGTCCAAAGTTACTAACTTACAGCTACAAGACTTACTCATTATAAAAGACAGAATGATAAACTACTTTAATTCATCACTCCATGATTCAAATGACGACTTTTCGTTGATCAAGAAAATGGCCCAATTATATGTAAAGTTGGTAATCCAGCTTTACCCAGAAAGATGGCCAACCCCGTTCCAAGAATTGTTAGACATgttaaacaatttcaagCCAATTATACCTTGTGGCAACTCTATATCATTGATACATGTTGACATGCTCACATCTGTTTTggaaattatcaattgcGATGTCATAGAATATGCGTTGTACAACAATTCCACAACGGACAGGAACAATGCAAAAAATCTCAAAGAATGCATGGTTACTAAGGATATAACCGATATATCTTATTGTCTgatacatattattaaggagtataataataccaTGAATATCCAAGTACTAGATAGGTGCCTGGCAACAATTGTTGACATTCTTTCCTGGGCAAATTGGCACGTATTCTCAACTGTCGAATTCGTTACTTTATTGTTgaatataatcaatatgCGTAACAATGCTTCAATTAATGCCctgaaaataatatcagCGATGAGCGAACGTGGTATGAATCCTGTACAGAAGGTGGAGTTTATGCTTCAAAAGCTCGACATAATTAATCTAATGAAGCAACTATTTGCCAATATCATAAATGACGGGATCACAGCACACGTTTATTCACCCATagaaatcaattttttgacGGCTAGAAATAAGACTTTGGCCATTGTGATCCATCAGATATTCGAGACATACGTGTCTTTTCAACGCCTGGGGAATGAGTTTGCCAGGGGAAGTGAAAATACTTTAGGGTTGATCAACGAGTCAATTTCAGTAATTTCACACCTACTTATTGGTTGTTTCAAGATATACCCCCTTATATCAGTCTTGCCCTTAGTTCCATCTGCCTGCGATATAGTATCATATGTCAGACATgcaaatttggaatatgATAAGACTTTCACAAGCATAATAATCGATCTATTCACTTGTACACTCAAGCATGCATCGTATCCTCACTGGTATAATCAACAGAAAGGTCTTGATGAGACCGAATTTGACGACTGTCGTGCAGCTTTGATTTCTATAATTAGGAATCTATTTGTTTCAACACCTAATACTGCAATTGCCGAACTAGGTAAAAACATCGGCTACATCTGTACCTATAGGCACCAAGTGTTGCCCTCTCAATCGGAGATTATCATAACAGCTGTACTAGTTGCTATTGAGGCGATGAAGCtgaataatgatatttttaacgTTATCTTACCGCTATTTCAAACAAACACTTGCATGTGTTGCAATCGGGTTTCATTCATTCTCAATGAATTGTCCCAAAATACGTTCGTGTCAAATAGCATACACGAGCTAATTGTAAAGATATCTAAGGCCCCGGCTCAGATCACGTTTATTAAGCCCAGCCTCCAATATCTACTTTCAAACATGAGCAACACAAATCCCACCCAAACTTCAATGTTATTGAAATTTGTCAagaattcaataaattcatttgtCGACAATTTTGAGGCTACTGAACCTGGGAGTGATAGTTTTACTCCCAGCCTAATAGATTCCATTAAACCATTCATTGGGATTCAGTTTGTAAAGCTTGGTTGTGAGATAAACGATATCACACACTCTCATCTAACTATACACTATAATGAAGTATATTATGAAATACTCTCTAcaataatattcaataagCCTTCCATGGCAAAGAACATTTACTTTTACGAGACACTAGACTACCTTTCCAATATCATGAGTCAAATATCTCAGAGTCAGGAGGATTATATTAGTTTATCTTTTTGGTTATTTCGTGTACTCAATGCATTTTCATCACTAACCAAGCCCTTCACCTTCACTAATTCTGGAGAAATTATTGTTGACGTTGCCAAGGCTATTATTAAGTTCTCCCAAATGGCAGTTCAATTGGTGGATAAATATTCtatgtatttttacatcaggagtatatatttggcaattaGTAGAAGATTAATCCTTGTGGGCAAGGCAGAATGTGGAATTGATGCctttaattgtattgtcCAGATTACTAAACCTTTGTACAATCGTTTGAACATTGACACTGAGgaagataaaaaattttgcacCTTTACcacatattttttcaagAACTTCCCCCGTGACTACTTTACAAAAGATTACTTGTCATATACACTTCTTGAacacataaaatttgtagtACCTTCAATGGAAATAATCAAGGTTAATAAGTCGTCTGAGTTATGGAGGAGGCAGTATGATAGGATTCTCCAGTTTCTAAATTTGCTCCTTACTGTCACCAGCAGTTATACACtagatgaaatttttgatgattttgttTTAAAAGGTTTTGACGATGACCCAGATAAGTTTAAGAGTCACTACATCAGAGATaaactattaaattttatctcTGATAATTCTTATAATATTGTCACTGTATTCACATTCTTATTATTGTGCTGTGAAAGTTACTGGGCCGATGATCTTGCGCCAAAATTATCTCTACTATCCCTACAAATCATGTCCAACCTCGTATCAGATCCAGAAAAAAATGGGTATAAATTACCCCTAAAGCTAATCTTCCATACCAGTGCCAGTTGGATTCTTGACGGTAAAAAGAGGACGGGGGATTTGGAGCAGAAGCTGCTCGTAGAAGCATGCAAGATCATATACAAGCTAGCGCCTTTGATAGATGTTAGGGGGGATATTGGCAATGAGGAGTTCATTAAAGTAATAAATAGTTACTCCACATCGAACATTAGTGATTTTACTAGAAAACTGGTGAATTTATCACTTTAG
- a CDS encoding choline-phosphate cytidylyltransferase (overlaps_old_locusTagID:BBM_I03215), with translation MVMGKSEMAEDAITVYADGVYDMPHLGHMRQLEQAKRLFPNCKLVIGVASDEETIKLKGQLVNNLFERVETMRHIRWVDEIISPCPWVITPQFVEEHKIDYVAHDDIPYSSDNFKPQKNVKGLSAGLDNSEDIYDWLKKVGKFKATVRTSGISTTQIIVRILQSYEDYVNISLINGVDPSVLGLGSVAAKSIKGRNSIKHFGRKLYDEFTQITLTDKFIGQEFDDTIESFRNKIVDGFSGWRCSYMSLLKRFVHNYDSRVNQQSPQDSTTLITQSKASTSTTSEWAYDFKTPDLKINRIIVNEGGRKEGMTVVYSDGIFDLLHYGHMRQLEQAKKFNDNVWLIVGVVSDEDVEFHRIRTVQNLSERVRTLEHIKWVDEIIYPAPWIIKSEFMNTYKIDFVAHDHAPYPMLRCLNPEKCRTGALKKSVVDDVVSEAGLLVQQNTFDDSVQDFDHDVAKSSIEQLDDRLLITRNNSRCKCYIADIYGWLKKAGKFIPTQRTSSISTMGLILRILCNYELYLERSLSRGVPPRELNIGYTLAKSIEVKQTIRNLRDKVVNGIEQITLTDSPIGHEFDQKLEDIQNRIVSLYDEWRENSSRLLNGFVETFDVKARIHRSNTLDESIAIANEENEFTEGMVPR, from the exons ATGGTTATGGGGAAGTCAGAAATGGCGGAAGATGCAATTACAGTTTATGCGGACGGGGTCTATGACATGCCGCACTTAGGCCATATGCGCCAATTGGAGCAGGCTAAAAGGTTGTTCCCCAACTGCAAACTGGTGATTGGTGTAGCTTCCGATGAGGAAACCATAAAACTCAAGGGGCAATTGgtgaacaatttatttgagCGTGTGGAAACGATGAGGCACATAAGATGGGTGGATGAGATCATTTCACCCTGCCCTTGGGTCATAACTCCACAGTTTGTGGAGGAACACAAGATAGATTATGTGGCACACGATGACATTCCCTATTCATCGGATAATTTTAAGCCGCAAAAAAACGTAAAGGGATTGTCAGCTGGGTTGGATAACTCGGAAGATATTTATGATTGGTTGAAGAAAGTGGGAAAGTTTAAGGCCACTGTTAGGACTTCCGGTATCTCCACTACCCAGATCATAGTCCGTATATTACAAAGCTACGAAGATTACGTCAACATATCACTGATTAATGGAGTGGATCCCAGTGTCTTAGGTTTAGGGTCTGTTGCTGCCAAGTCTATTAAGGGTAGAAATTCCATCAAACATTTCGGTAGGAAATTGTATGATGAATTTACCCAGATTACCCTTACGGATAAATTCATAGGTCAAGAGTTTGACGATACAATAGAATCATTTCGAAACAAGATAGTTGATGGGTTTTCAGGATGGCGCTGCTCATATATGTCATTACTCAAAAGGTTTGTACATAATTACGATTCCCGAGTTAATCAACAATCGCCACAAGATTCAACTACACTTATCACGCAATCAAAAGCTTCGACTTCGACTACTAGCGAATGGGCATATGATTTCAAAACGCCAGACTTAAAAATCAACAGGATAATAGTGAATGAAGGTGGTAGGAAGGAGGGAATGACTGTCGTATATTCCGATGGTATATTTGATCTGTTACACTACGGGCATATGCGACAACTTGAGCAGGCAAAAAAGTTTAATGATAATGTGTGGCTCATAGTCGGTGTGGTATCAGATGAAGATGTCGAGTTTCACCGTATACGTACTGTGCAGAATTTGTCGGAGAGAGTTAGAACACTTGAACACATAAAGTGGGTAGATGAGATCATTTATCCTGCTCCATGGATAATCAAAAGTGAATTTATGAATACCTACAAAATAGATTTTGTGGCGCATGATCATGCTCCTTATCCTATGCTTAGATGTTTAAATCCCGAGAAATGTCGCACTGGGGCTCTGAAAAAGAGCGTGGTTGATGATGTTGTTTCTGAAGCTGGTCTACTGGTCCAACAAAATACATTTGACGACTCGGTACAGGATTTTGATCATGATGTAGCAAAATCTAGTATAGAGCAGTTGGATGATAGGCTTCTAATAACTCGTAATAATTCCAGAtgcaaatgttatatagCTGATATTTACGGTTGGCTTAAGAAAGCTGGTAAGTTTATTCCGACCCAAAGAACTTCATCAATTAGCACAATGGGTTTGATCCTTAGAATACTGTGCAACTACGAATTGTACTTGGAAAGATCTTTATCCCGCGGTGTACCGCCTAGGGAATTGAATATAGGCTACACACTTGCCAAGTCCATAGAGGTCAAGCAGACCATTAGGAACTTGAGGGATAAGGTGGTTAATGGTATTGAGCAAATAACATTAACAGACAGTCCTATAGGTCACGAGTTTGACCAAAAATTGGAAGATATCCAAAATCGCATTGTGTCCCTTTATGACGAATGGAGGGAGAACTCTTCAAGACTTTTAAATGGTTTCGTTGAGACTTTTGACGTTAAAGCTAGGATTCACAGATCCAATACTCTTGATGAATCTATTGCAATAGCGAATGAagaaaatgaatttacaGA AGGGATGGTGCCTCGTTAA